In the genome of Bremerella sp. JC817, one region contains:
- a CDS encoding DMT family protein: MSTILTTAFLLTLSNIFMTFAWYAHLKDMGHKPWILAVLASWGIAFFEYLIQVPANRIGFAQMDLGQLKILQEAITLTVFIPFALFYMKQPLRLDFLWAGLCICGAVYFIFRGNISPAG; the protein is encoded by the coding sequence ATGTCGACCATCCTAACGACCGCCTTTCTGCTAACCCTCTCGAACATTTTCATGACGTTTGCCTGGTACGCCCACCTGAAAGATATGGGGCACAAACCATGGATCCTCGCAGTCCTGGCCAGTTGGGGGATCGCCTTTTTCGAGTACCTGATTCAGGTGCCTGCCAATCGTATTGGCTTTGCACAGATGGACTTGGGGCAACTCAAGATCTTGCAGGAAGCGATCACGCTGACGGTGTTCATACCGTTCGCCCTGTTCTACATGAAGCAGCCGCTGCGGCTCGATTTCCTGTGGGCCGGCCTTTGCATTTGCGGGGCGGTCTATTTCATCTTCCGCGGGAACATCAGCCCCGCCGGATAG
- the rlmN gene encoding 23S rRNA (adenine(2503)-C(2))-methyltransferase RlmN, translated as MLHWYDVTACNARFGNDSQTVHSLRRFRTRWLKQGRSFEAALADVAPEVAQVLREETQPHTLQLAERLDSQKDGATKLLFRTEEGLMIESVILRAGTGRTSLCISSQIGCAAACRFCATGQMGIARNLSAAQILDQVVQANELLMAEDRRVRNIVFMGMGEPLHNAENVHTALSALTSPLVFDYAPQRILVSTVGIPDEMLRIDAKFPDLKLALSLHSADVAGRQSLIPLAKSVPLEQLRETLLKLQLSERRRIMIEYLMLDQRTDRPEDAEKLIAFLKNIHAYINLIPYNSIDGADHLQGSSTEARERFGRALQAAGFPVTIRYSLGSDIAAACGQLIQRENREIAKQLKSAVNR; from the coding sequence ATGCTGCACTGGTACGACGTCACCGCCTGTAACGCGCGATTCGGCAACGATTCGCAGACCGTCCATTCGCTCCGCCGATTTCGCACGCGGTGGTTGAAGCAGGGACGGTCTTTCGAAGCAGCCTTGGCCGATGTCGCTCCCGAGGTCGCCCAGGTCCTACGCGAGGAAACCCAGCCCCATACCTTGCAGCTGGCGGAAAGGCTCGACTCGCAGAAGGACGGAGCCACCAAGCTCCTTTTCCGCACTGAAGAGGGGCTGATGATCGAATCGGTCATTCTACGGGCCGGAACTGGCCGAACCTCGCTCTGCATCTCGTCGCAGATCGGCTGCGCGGCCGCTTGTCGGTTTTGTGCAACCGGGCAGATGGGAATTGCCCGAAACCTCTCAGCTGCCCAGATTCTCGACCAGGTCGTTCAAGCGAACGAACTGCTGATGGCCGAAGACCGCCGAGTTCGCAACATTGTCTTCATGGGCATGGGGGAACCGCTGCACAATGCCGAGAACGTCCACACGGCGCTCAGCGCGCTCACTTCTCCGTTAGTGTTCGATTATGCCCCCCAAAGAATATTGGTTTCGACGGTCGGCATTCCGGATGAAATGCTACGGATCGACGCGAAGTTTCCCGATCTGAAGCTCGCCTTGAGCCTGCATAGCGCCGACGTGGCCGGCCGACAGTCGCTGATCCCGCTCGCGAAAAGTGTCCCGCTTGAGCAGCTGCGCGAGACACTTTTGAAGCTTCAACTCTCGGAGCGGCGCCGAATCATGATCGAGTATCTGATGCTTGATCAGCGAACCGACCGCCCGGAGGATGCCGAAAAATTGATCGCTTTCCTCAAAAACATCCACGCCTACATTAACCTGATCCCTTACAATTCGATCGACGGTGCCGACCACCTTCAGGGAAGCAGTACCGAGGCACGCGAACGATTTGGCAGGGCACTCCAGGCAGCCGGTTTTCCGGTGACCATTCGCTATTCACTGGGGTCCGATATCGCCGCTGCCTGTGGCCAGCTTATCCAGCGAGAGAATCGCGAGATTGCCAAACAATTGAAGTCTGCCGTAAACCGTTAA